Proteins from one Methanococcus maripaludis C5 genomic window:
- a CDS encoding HAD family hydrolase → MKLAVVFDASGTLVSIRRIIKNVVTQKFLCNCQTVDIVDQKEGRTLVILKENPLEVLDNENPDVLISSFLNGVNWGISYCNPPIDQSGIFKDNETKLKELQDPLKVLKRFDIETDYGSAIIADTITGRIEYTVATGGCIFPEVSRTIQTLENMGASVFIASGDSRKFIERLGNIVGVQNKCLMPEAHHKLKRDLILNLKQDGYTVIMVGDASNDILAMEESDLSVITLQNGNVSKKALETAQIKIENISEIVDVVKNYINEKK, encoded by the coding sequence ATGAAACTCGCAGTAGTTTTTGATGCATCGGGCACTCTTGTAAGCATAAGGAGAATTATCAAAAATGTAGTTACTCAGAAGTTTTTGTGCAACTGTCAGACTGTGGATATCGTAGATCAGAAAGAAGGACGAACTCTTGTAATTTTAAAAGAAAATCCCCTCGAAGTATTGGATAATGAAAATCCCGACGTTTTAATTTCAAGTTTTTTGAATGGTGTAAACTGGGGAATTTCTTACTGTAATCCTCCAATCGACCAATCAGGGATCTTTAAAGATAATGAAACTAAATTAAAAGAACTCCAGGATCCATTAAAGGTTTTAAAAAGATTTGATATTGAAACCGATTATGGTTCAGCAATTATTGCAGATACAATAACTGGCAGGATAGAATATACTGTTGCAACAGGAGGCTGTATTTTCCCAGAAGTTTCAAGAACAATTCAAACACTTGAAAATATGGGTGCATCGGTATTTATCGCGTCAGGGGACAGTAGAAAATTCATAGAACGGCTTGGAAATATTGTTGGAGTTCAAAATAAATGTTTAATGCCTGAAGCCCACCATAAATTAAAGAGAGACCTTATTTTAAATTTAAAACAGGACGGATATACTGTAATAATGGTAGGAGATGCTTCAAACGATATTTTAGCAATGGAAGAAAGTGATTTATCAGTTATAACTCTTCAAAATGGAAATGTATCAAAAAAAGCGCTAGAAACAGCACAAATAAAAATTGAAAATATTTCTGAAATAGTCGATGTAGTTAAAAATTACATAAATGAAAAAAAATAA
- a CDS encoding methanogenesis marker 8 protein: protein MNEDIHIMEVLGNAKVTVKNGKVVDVSDPILSFCPLFAKHRGIKEINKESIQKNVEFRIESFGLFTKDRVVLDDSPFVGFGTSEIFMSALNKGFLDAVVVVSDCAGTVVTNNPKLVQGLCGRISGIVKTTPVKEVIEKIEKAKGIVLSKEDASIDQIKGVKLAIELGYKKIGVSVSNLKDAFEIKKLEKNDVKIITFGVHTTGIGLSDYDEYLQYIDLISACASKNLLKSKSLYIKAQAGSGVPIFALSNSGKELLFERLKEIDKPILITTNESLPYFTEPPQ from the coding sequence TTGAATGAAGATATCCACATAATGGAAGTTCTCGGAAATGCTAAAGTTACCGTAAAAAATGGGAAAGTTGTCGATGTTAGCGATCCCATACTATCATTTTGTCCTCTTTTTGCAAAACATCGGGGAATTAAAGAAATTAACAAAGAATCAATCCAGAAAAACGTTGAATTTCGGATTGAAAGTTTTGGGTTATTTACAAAAGATAGAGTTGTTTTAGATGATTCTCCTTTTGTTGGTTTTGGAACTTCCGAAATTTTCATGAGCGCTTTAAATAAAGGATTTTTAGATGCAGTTGTTGTTGTAAGCGACTGTGCTGGAACTGTTGTTACAAATAATCCAAAACTCGTTCAGGGATTATGTGGAAGAATTTCAGGAATTGTCAAAACTACTCCTGTAAAGGAAGTAATCGAAAAAATTGAGAAAGCTAAAGGAATAGTTCTTTCAAAAGAAGATGCTTCAATTGACCAGATAAAAGGAGTAAAACTTGCAATTGAACTCGGATACAAAAAAATCGGAGTTTCTGTTTCAAATTTAAAAGATGCTTTTGAAATAAAAAAATTGGAAAAGAACGATGTAAAAATTATAACTTTTGGAGTTCATACAACAGGAATTGGCCTTTCGGATTATGACGAATACCTCCAGTATATTGATTTAATTTCAGCATGCGCTTCTAAAAATCTGTTGAAATCAAAATCACTCTATATAAAAGCTCAAGCTGGAAGCGGAGTTCCAATATTTGCGCTTTCAAATTCTGGGAAAGAACTTTTATTTGAACGATTAAAAGAAATTGACAAGCCTATTTTGATAACTACAAATGAATCACTACCTTACTTTACAGAACCCCCTCAATAA
- a CDS encoding Era-like GTP-binding protein, translated as MEELQFKIALVGPENSGKSSIVNSIFGKNISEVSEVGGTTKMPVKKFWGKIKIGKQKINPDFAKITFVDLGGLYAGENRSVVMVGSVLEKTYEEIDDSDLIIHIIDGSSELFKSFEKLHHLLKFRYRKPIIVVINKCDLIENSKREDLRKYVEGRLENKVFFTSSTTYEGIGELLSTIIEILRR; from the coding sequence ATGGAAGAACTTCAGTTTAAAATAGCACTTGTTGGTCCGGAAAATTCTGGAAAATCCTCTATTGTAAACTCCATTTTTGGAAAAAACATTTCAGAAGTTTCAGAAGTCGGTGGAACTACTAAAATGCCTGTGAAAAAATTCTGGGGAAAAATCAAAATAGGAAAACAAAAGATTAATCCAGATTTTGCAAAAATCACGTTTGTAGATTTGGGTGGGCTCTACGCGGGCGAAAATCGATCGGTTGTTATGGTGGGAAGTGTTCTTGAAAAAACCTATGAAGAAATTGATGACTCGGACTTGATAATCCACATAATCGATGGAAGTAGTGAATTATTCAAAAGTTTCGAAAAATTGCACCACTTATTGAAATTCCGATATCGAAAACCTATTATAGTAGTTATTAATAAATGTGATTTGATAGAAAATTCCAAACGAGAAGATTTGCGAAAGTATGTTGAGGGGAGATTGGAAAACAAGGTTTTTTTCACATCTTCAACTACATACGAAGGTATCGGGGAATTACTAAGTACCATCATAGAAATATTAAGAAGGTGA
- the sepF gene encoding cell division protein SepF, which produces MLKKIKKMISGDTLKTSSPVPIEEYVELPVKGYEGLETVKIKVCDLEDFKDATEIAVLTEAGYLVIANTINLERDLDDDYAKVLSSLKEKVGKTGGKIVRLCETKVLAVPSNTAIERMVKEETPKLKLNKKK; this is translated from the coding sequence TTGTTAAAAAAAATCAAAAAGATGATTTCAGGCGATACATTAAAAACAAGCAGTCCTGTACCAATTGAAGAATACGTAGAACTCCCGGTAAAAGGCTACGAAGGACTTGAAACTGTAAAAATTAAAGTATGTGATTTAGAAGATTTCAAAGATGCAACAGAAATAGCAGTGTTAACTGAAGCAGGCTATTTAGTTATTGCAAACACGATCAACCTTGAAAGAGATCTTGATGACGACTACGCAAAAGTTTTATCCAGTTTAAAAGAAAAAGTTGGAAAAACTGGCGGAAAAATAGTAAGACTCTGCGAAACCAAAGTTTTAGCAGTTCCTTCAAACACCGCAATCGAAAGAATGGTAAAAGAAGAAACCCCAAAATTGAAACTGAATAAAAAGAAATAA